Within Ischnura elegans chromosome 6, ioIscEleg1.1, whole genome shotgun sequence, the genomic segment cagagcccgactttgagaattgatgacgtcacgtctccagctcgctgcgtcgtcgcagaaaaactgaacctgttgGATTTCCTGGCGCGTACGCAGCACTTTGACCGGGGACTACGAAAAACATGGAGAGTGAGGTAAGCAGATAAATTCACATTTTGGAGGTTTTATCTTATGAACGACGACAGAATGCGATATATGGCTTTGTATTGTGTTATATTTGACTTTCCATTTGTATTATTTGCGGGTTTTTCTGTCATTTACGTTTATTTCATCGCGGATGAATCGGTAGTAGTCCATCCTCGAcgtcgaaaattattttataagttttataagTCCCTATGACGTCGTGAGGGTTACTATAATATTTCATTGTAGTGCACTTGTTTTAAAATGCTGCTTACCTGTTTGTATTGATGAGTTTTTAATACATAACGTGTTGAGGTAACGCCGTTGCACATGTGCTTCCGACGATGACTCATTACATGTTATTCCCAGGCTAGCCacagttcatttaaaaatattttattcgtctgTCTCGAACCCTTCCAATTCATCATCGATAGGCTTGCATATTATTCCTTTTATAAGGTTAAAATTCCGCACTACTCTTGTTAAGTATTTctagtgtttgaaaattttaatttacgggtaatgaattcattcattaatgTGCACACGAATCTCATTCGGAGTTAAAACTTGTTTGTTAGCGGGGTGTATTCTTTCTTTATTGCAAATTATGTGATGAAATTAATGCATGGGCAATGCGTTTACATTGGTACGATGCTTTAGTGACTACTGCACGTTCAAGAACGTTATTAACATTGGCAATTCCATGTAATTAGGAAACCTGTAGTTCCACTTGCACTATAAAATTTTAGTGTTTCAAAGACAGTAATCAAAATAAAAGGTTAATGAAGTAACGTAATTACTCTAGGGACATCACCGCACTTCATTAGGAATAGATATACATATTTACAGAAATTACTAAGTAATACACAGGAAAGCCGTTCAATTAATTTGATGAGATTATCATCAAATTCAGATTTAAAAGGTGTGTATAAAATATCTAGGTGTTCAGAGGAGTTTTCATTTATGATAACATACATTATGGTATCACATTGTTACTTTATTTAATGCGCACTTTTTGAACTtgaggaaaaagaatgaaaaaaatcaaagtcaTACCACTATAAGCTACAATCAATTATTGTTCTGTAAGTAATCATATTTTTGGTGTAGTTGGATGGCTGGTAACGAAAATAGCAAGGGGTCGAATTTCTCGTACGGATGTTTAGAATTGGGAAATTTTGGAAACTTATAAGTTAGCAAGGTCTATAAATCAGGGGATTTAATGTTATTATCATTAAGGAAGAGCATTCCAATATGCCTTTTACGAATTGAAAGAGTGTACAAATGCAAATGTTGTGCAGAAATGTTGAGTCCTGTGGCATTTTCTTAAGATTTATGGTCAAGTAATTTAAGacatttcattttctcactttcCAGAGTATGCATGTGGGTATCATAATATGGGTTCCCAATAACCATACCCTTCTTCCATGACCGTACCATGGAAGGAGGACACCGTACCATATTCCAAAACGTATGTAACCAAGGTAGCATAGAGAAGTGATCAGCAATTCCAACTTTTTTAATCTGCACATTCGGTTAATTAACCCCAACATTTTGTATGCTTTAATTGTAATTCATGATTGTTCTAAGTTCTTATGTTCTCACCTTTAACTTGCTTTCTCAGTTGAAGTCCAAGCGATAGATGAATGTAGCCAGGGTGTTCAGAGTTATCACTTCTTTTTCAATATAGCAGTCTGCTTTTTCATTGGCAGTGACATATGCATGATACACTTTCTTTTACTTCAATCTGGTTCCCTTAAGTATGGCTTCTTAACTTTCCCATTAGTACATCTGTGGCCACTGCTCGGGCAAGGTGCCTCGGGATGCTATTGGCAACCATGAATGCTTCCTGAATCTCACTCATGTGGATCAATTGCAGGGGAAGATATATCGATCGGGAGAGAGTAAGTTTTGGCCTGATCAGgcattaatatcatttttggGATTGATTGCACGTGTTCTTGAAAAGAAACTCATCAGCGGTATCTAATATCTGTCCTTTCTTTCAGTTATCGTCACCGATCAAATATATACGGACCAAGTGTGCCACAAGGGCAATTTGGTAGAACCTGGTGAGTGACTATATTTACAAGTGCATGTAGTTTTTATACAAATGTTGGGTAAGGTAGTTTGTAGCAGCTTCAGTTGAGAGTAAGCAGTGTCATTCCTTGCATTATCATTAGCTGGTATTAACTGTAAGTGAAACCCGTGGATATGTAGAGCCTTGATTCACATACAATATCAAAATGGTGATGTGAGTATCAGTATTCTTAAATAATGTAGTGTGAGTAATGTAAGAACACTCGTAAACATAATGTAAAATGCGAGTATTATTTTCTTAAGTAATGGTTCCTTTGTGTTTAACCTAGAAGTATTTCATAAGCCTTTAAGTAAGAATTCTAGTTATTATACAGTGCGGTTGGTTGCTGTGATGAATGAAAACAGCCTCCTTGTATTACTTGCAGGGCCCTCAACAAGCAGCAGTGGGGAGACTATTGGTGAGTTATTCCactgagaaactatttccttgcacaTTACGTTTACGTTTGCAACAAATGACTatgtatcaattcatttttcagagGACGACTGCCTCATTGAGGCCCTCATTATGGAGGTGCAGCAGCGACCACCACTATTCGACATTCGCCTTCCTCTCAAAGAGAGGACTCCTGAGAGGAAGGCAATGTTGTGGAGGGAGGTATACTTGGCCTTAGATGGTATGCATTGACAAACTTTCCCAAGTGTTTCTCTTGTTATTACTCTGGCAGCTTAAGTTAAAGTTCTATACATAACCAATCATTgcaggaaaaatcccggaggcaGAGCTCCCCTCAAAATTCAAAAGCCTGAGGGACAGGTATGTCAGGGAGAAGAATGTGCACCCACCCAGTGGATCAGGGGCACTGAAGAGGAAGAAGTGGGTGCACTTCGACTCTCTGACATACCTTAACAgttgtataaaatacaaaaagtaaGTGTCGTCTGTCCATGGCTTTTTTCGTGTGAGCTTCACAAATAATTACCTGTACATTTTATTGAGATGACAGAGGATGTGCTTTAATTAATATCTGTTCTTATAGGACATCATGCAGCCTGGATGAGGGGAATGGAGCACGTTTCACTCCAACTGTTGGCTCGGGAGCAGTTCCTTTATCATCCCCATCCCCCAAGTCTTGTAAGTCTTGTCGTCATggtcttctttttttacttttatttctacaATTTGCTCCTTAGAATTGTGTTAAGTGGTAAAGTTTCTCATTGATGCTTCCAAATTCTTTGCATCTTTAATATGTCTGATTCATTTGTGGTAGCAGTTTCACAGCATCATGTTGATGCCTATTTAAGATATTACTCcgcaattttaaatgcatacttCTTTATGGATCTCAAATGTGCTCAATTAGAATCAATGCCATCCTACTTAGGAGCTACATGCATTAAGACCTACCTCAAAAAGGCCATCAATATATTATTACACTGCATTTATTTCTCTGCCTGCATTCCTTTGCACAGCCACATAACTTATCATTGGCATTTGGATTTCAGCTCAACGAGGAGAATTCACTGAGAGGATTCTGCAGGAGTTGAGGGACACAAAGCCCAAAGAAAATGACGGTATCCACCACTTCTGCATGGCAGTGGCAGATCTGCTGCGGCAAAAGAAGAGGGAGGACTTGGTGGCCCTACAAATTCAGATTTTagaaattctgaaataaatttttattttgaagtctgGTTTATTGAGTTTATACCCTTGGCCCACAATGTtgtgaaaatataactatcaccatAGGCAAGTAAACAAGGACATGGTAAGTTGGACTGAAAATTTGTTGCATGTTGTGAGTGAATTATTCATCATTTCGTCTCAGCTTAAGCCGACAGTAAGAGCACTAATCCATTGGAGAGACACAGATTGCACAACTGATGTGGCCACTTTGAATTTCCTCCATACACCTCTTTCATTTAAGCATTACTGGcaatattctggttgaaattaAGGGgttttttttcccatttcaattcatacaggcatgacacccaccaacACTGACTTGAATAAAACTTGGTAGTTTTCATCCTTCAATGTAGGGTTGAAATAGTACAAATGTTTCCTTGGCGGTccctaataatttcattttcataatgttTGCAGCGCAGTATTCCAATGAAAGGGGTTTCCGAGGAGGGTTGTGCCtccagaagttaaaaaaaatcaagttctaCTTTTTGAATCCAACGTTAGTGAAAATCAGTTCATTGAAGGCAGGAGGATTTGAATTAGTAATGAAAAATGTCCTCTGAGGTATTGAAAATTCTCTCTACTCTTGTCGCATGAGTACTTTTTGCATAAAAACGTGGCTGTAGTAAGAAAGTTGCATTGTTGGCAGGAAGACTAGTATCATGACCCTCAGGTCAATTATTGGGTGGGCCGGGTAGTTTTCCACAAGTAAGATGACCGTACTGTTATTACCTTCAATTCCTTCAATGAATACCTTCTTTGGCATTATGATCATACATACATGGGAGGTTTTTAACCCCTTTAAGAGTGAGGGTGAACCCACTTCCCAATAGGTATTATTTTATCTATTCCATTTACATTACCTCATCAGCCTTTCCCAGTAACTTAATGAAGGTAAAACCCTTCCACACAATGCAACATACCTTACCTTCTGAGCACTTGATTATATTGAATACACTAGGTACTATCTCATAGTTAGTTTACCTGGAATAAAGGAATTCATAGAAACTCAATGTAAACTTTCCAAGCAGTTTATTGCGGTTGCCAAGGTACTGCAccttcattacaaaagtaacttttcATAATATCCCTAACCCTTGCCGCCCTCCTGGTATGATTCCCTATCCCTGCGTTTGCCACATCTGGCATTCCCTCCCCATCTTCATCGCCCACAGCTAGATAGTTTCTCTCGCCCCTTTCCTCTTCTAAATCCCTTAGGAAATTATGTAGTACTACTGCAGCCTTCACAATACCGTCCACTGTCTCTTCCGCTGCTATTATTGGCTTCCTAAGTATCCTCCACCTTTGCGCCAGCATACCGAAGGTACACTCTATGGTTTTCCTCGCCAATGACAGCCTGGAATGACAAGGTTCATCACTAATCCATTTCTTTAATTCAATTTGAGGCACTTGAGTGTGTGAATAGAAACTTACCGATAATTAAAAACCTGCTGCTCGTACGTCAATCGTCCCCTATTTCTGCCCGGATAAGGCCTTAACAAGTACTCGGTCAAGCCGAACGCCTCATCACCCACCATAAAATATGGGCATTCCTCATAATTTTGGTGGAATTTATCTGGAGGCGGCAGATTCATTTGTCCCGCCTGAAAATTCCACCCCATAATGGAGTTAGCGAAGATGCCTCCATCACTGTGGCGGCCTTGTGCCCCTATGTCCACTACAGTGAATTTATTTTGGGCATCACAAACTCCCAGGAGCACTAGGCTGTGCTGGCCTTTATAGTTATAATACTCAGATCCTGAGTTTTCGAAAGCCTGTAGGATGGAAATAgaaattaggaattttttattgatgcattgTTTTTCCTCATTCCTACGTCCATATTACTTACTTGAATGACGACATGCTTCCCATCTATAGCCCCAATGCAGTGGGGAAACTTCCACCTCTCCTCAAAGTCATGGGCCAATCTCCTCCAATTCTCCTCTGTTGGAGCTAAGAAATCCCCTCTGCAGACTTCCCATAAAGCCGAACAGGTCTCCCTAATAATGCTTGACACCGTGGACAGCCCAACACGGAAACTGTAGTGAATGGACGTCATTGAGTCCCCTGATGCAAGGTACCTGGAAAAAGGAATGACATGTGTTGTGAGGCTACAAATGAAGATGTCTTCGAAAAGATAGTATTTTAGGTGAGCATTGGTGTAtgcatttatgtttattttatatttatagtatttatgATTACCTCAATGTGAGAGCCAAGCGATGGGGAGGAGAAAGGTAATCCCTCCTGAGTACTGCTTTCTGCAGCAAAGGCCCCACCTTCTCCAGCAACCGCTGGAACATCCACGGTCGCATTCGCAGGAAGTTGAGATATTTCACCTCGTCACCCAATCTCATCTCTCGAATGAGGTTACAATAGTCTCCCTGGCGCGACCGCTCCCGACACACAGGGTGCACCTGCCATcgcctcaccctcctgccttccCGTCCCTCCATCAGCAACGCTACAATTCCCACGCGCCTACGATACATCTCCCATTCATAATCCATTtcagtacaataaaaaaatgcaataacctGTTTCTCTAATTTGAATAAATGTAATAACTAAGGTATGGCAAGTCTGGACACTAATCTAGAATACTACGAAcctactataaatatttattgctacgTTAATTTAATCGCTAAGAAATGTAATGGGAGATAACAGTTAAATAAGTTAcacctaaattaaaatttaatcaaaatctttatttctacgccgtaaaatttattgcaatcgTTAATACACTAAGCCTATCCTTACTCTACAGCTGATGAAAACAAAATACCCTAGTTAATTGAAAAAGGTATATAAACTAATACACTTACTAGCCTTCAACTGAACACAATTTTAACTTAATGAACTAGATAAACTTACTCCTACCTTAACGTACAACTAACCACAACGGAATTTCTAAGTTActaaattctataaaataatgcACTTACTCCTACCATAACGTACAAACAATTAAAACGAAATTACTACGTtactaaattatataaaataatgcaataactACCCTATAATTGaacgaatttttaattaattaactagaTTAACTTTACTCCTACCTTAACGTACAAACAATTACAACGAAATATCTACGTTActaaattctataaaataatgcaataactACCCTGTAATTGaacgaatttttaattaattaactagaTAAACCTACTCCCAACCCaactaaaatgaaaaaggcaaaagTGGCAAAGTAATAGCAAGCACACGAGCACCGATAACCGTCAAAGACTTCAGAAGAGCGTTGTGTAAGCACTGGCGCGAAATTTTGGACGCCCACGCAtttcgcctttcatttgtttacgCAACGCAGatctgtgaagggctccaacctgctgcgatgagttagctccgcccccaaggacgcaacgccgagctatgaaggcaccctgaGACTCACTGCTTTGTGcgagaggaagaaaaaacatTTAGACTCACGCTGTAAcggagcaataaaaatatttattttcatataaaaaaaatatatatatcttgttattgcgccactgtaaattagcaataattgctgcatgtgggcttttgaaataaataaataaataagttaacctTTTATCCAGTTTCAGCTATAGTACGTTGGTGATTagtcacaaaataaaaatggaaaattctgaataaaaatacaa encodes:
- the LOC124161484 gene encoding uncharacterized protein LOC124161484, whose product is MNENSLLVLLAGPSTSSSGETIEDDCLIEALIMEVQQRPPLFDIRLPLKERTPERKAMLWREVYLALDGKIPEAELPSKFKSLRDRYVREKNVHPPSGSGALKRKKWVHFDSLTYLNSCIKYKKTSCSLDEGNGARFTPTVGSGAVPLSSPSPKSSQRGEFTERILQELRDTKPKENDGIHHFCMAVADLLRQKKREDLVALQIQILEILK
- the LOC124161485 gene encoding protein ALP1-like, giving the protein MDYEWEMYRRRVGIVALLMEGREGRRVRRWQVHPVCRERSRQGDYCNLIREMRLGDEVKYLNFLRMRPWMFQRLLEKVGPLLQKAVLRRDYLSPPHRLALTLRYLASGDSMTSIHYSFRVGLSTVSSIIRETCSALWEVCRGDFLAPTEENWRRLAHDFEERWKFPHCIGAIDGKHVVIQAFENSGSEYYNYKGQHSLVLLGVCDAQNKFTVVDIGAQGRHSDGGIFANSIMGWNFQAGQMNLPPPDKFHQNYEECPYFMVGDEAFGLTEYLLRPYPGRNRGRLTYEQQVFNYRLSLARKTIECTFGMLAQRWRILRKPIIAAEETVDGIVKAAVVLHNFLRDLEEERGERNYLAVGDEDGEGMPDVANAGIGNHTRRAARVRDIMKSYFCNEGAVPWQPQ